In Pristiophorus japonicus isolate sPriJap1 chromosome 3, sPriJap1.hap1, whole genome shotgun sequence, the sequence tccatcatcataggcagtccctcgaaatcgaggaagaattgtttccattctaaaagtgagttcttaggtgactaaacagtccaatatgggaattacagtctctgtcacaggtgggacagacagtcgttgaaggaaagggtggatgagtttggtttgccgcgtgctccttccactgcctgcacttgctttttgcatgctctcggcgatgagacttgaggtgctcagcgccctcccggatgctcctcctccacttagggcgatctttgaacagggactcccaggtgatggtggggatgttgcattttatcaaggaggctttgagggtgtccttgaaacgtttcttctgcccacctggggctcgcttgccatgtaggagttccaaatagagtgcttgctttgggagcctcgtgtcaggcatgcgaacaatgtggcccgcccaacggagctggtcgagtgtggtcagtgcttcaatgctggggctgttggcctgattgaggacgctgatgttggtgcttctgtcctcccaggggattttcaggatcttgcggagatgtcggtggtatttctccagcgaattgaggtgttttctgtacatggtccacgcctcCGAGCCATACAGCATCCCACTATCCACCAAACACTTGAGTCCCTGCTTGTAGTCATGGAAGGCCAGTGGACATCGCAtgctccttctccagggccacCTGGGCGCGGATAAAGATGCGGAAGTGAGGTAGGCAGCCAGAACGAGCACTCCCATGGGCCGCATCCAACCTGGACCTGTGGATGGCCACTTTGGCTAGCCCAGGAGCAGACCCACGAGGAAGTCCTCCGACTTGCCTGACCCCTCTGAACCGTgtggccaaagatcaggagggattgaagtgcagccagaagttgaggagcagccccttcaaataatgaaacaggggttgCAACCTCTGTATTTAGGTGTGATACATGGACTTATCCAGGCCGCAAAAGATACAAGCAGCCTGGAAGTCCATGAAGgaacttaaaaatctatctatccgtgcaaCACTTCGCCATGATGTTTCTGGATGGAAGATGGAGACAAAGAAGTGGGGAGCAGCTCCTACAAGAAATCCTTCCGTGCAGAGTGAAATGGCACAGGAGGGAATTTCCGAAACACAGCTCAAGTTGTGTGGCGCATGCTTCAGAGGGAGGTTGTATATTTGCTGCTCTGAAACTAGGTTTCTTTCATTTAGATGAACAACAAGCACCCATTACTGAAATAACACTTGTCTTTAGATCGAGGACAACCACTGTTTTTGTTGTTAGTTTTTtttggatgcgcttatttgtactgcaaacatggccgccatgctccaccttttgcctatgattggtctccttggaggataagtcacactcTAAAGtttcactggaaccgcccatcccaaggtctagcTGACTTTGCAAatcgtaactcgatccactttgacttcctgaagtgacagagctccccagaagacagcaagggccagccaaagtgccttaccccagtccaagtacagcccttccccagctgaagtgccatactccagtccaagtacattcctcctccagccaaagtgccttaccccagcttgACAAACGCGACatgggggcggggcttgacagGCGCATATCTGTCAAAATGGTGCAGTATAAATCGTTAGTGTTTTTTTTTATGTGTTCAAATATCATTTGAATGATAGGAATGGACAGTATGGTGAATTGCCTCTGCTGATTACACTAAAAATGGCTTTTTGCAATCATTTACTTCCGGATGCGTGCATCGTAGTTGGCGACTGCAGAGGAGGAGGAATATGGATCAGCCACTGAACAATGTCTCCCTTGTGGTCTTTATTGGCTCGCTATCAACGTTGCTCCGCCACGCTCCTCGAGCACCGCGGCCAGCGCTTGCGAAACAATCCGGCGCGGAAGAGGCGGCGGCCAGAGAAGGTCGGTGCGCACCAATCAGAGGACACGCTGTGATCGTCTCAGGCGCGGCGAAGTCTCCGAGCGCAGCGAAAGGGACAGTACGGGTGGAGTGCTCACACACAGAAGGGCAGCAATGGCACAGGTAACGGGCTGGTTGCAATGACCCGCGCTAGGAAGGGTTATCTAGGCACGGCGCGTTTATTGCACGGCGATCTGAATTTGCATTAAAATCACGGATTGATGTAAACAAATATTTAAAAATCGTAGATGGGTTTTGCAGCTGGAATCAGCCGCATGTGTCGGCCTCACGCTGCCAGGGGGTATTGAACTGCCCCGCTACGCTGCTGCGAGCCGGTGAGGGGGAGTGGAGCCGCAGTCCTTGCACCGAGCTTCAGAGCTTCAGGCTTTGCATTGCCCGGGACTGGCGAGGGCGGCTTGCTGGGCTGGCTCAGGGAGCACGCTCGCATTGTGTGGGGCTGGGTGTGGTCAGCCGAGGCTCCCCTGCACACAGCGGCGAGGGAACCTCTGGTTGGGTccgcaaagggggggggggggggaagaagagcggTTTCCTGCATTCAAAACCCGAGACCACCTTTAACTCTATGACAGCCGCGTTATGCTACTCAAAATAAGTGCGAAGTTAGCCCCCGGGATATGTACGGGGAACGGAGGTTGCCATTCCGCTTTCTGTTCCACAGGGCTGCAGTGCGTGATTGCCGTCGTTTGATGCAAAATCGCGTCTTCAAGACCCCACTGGCAGTGTGTGCACACTGCAGAATGGGGCGAAAAGCAATACGAGGGTTACCCAGAAATGTAGTTTTTCTATGAATGAATGAATCCCAGTACGCGGATTTCATAATTGAAAATAATAATTGTAATGTAAAAAGATCTGTTGTAAGTGATGTTATTACACCACAAACAACTTAAAGCTGTATTGAGGCCCTAAAGATATTTAAAAAAGAATGCTTTTATGTAAAATGATTGTAGAAAGATCAGTGATGCTGCACAGCTGTGGACATTGATCAATGGTCCGATACCAAAGTCTACCGGTCCCCTCACCTAAACAAATAGCACTGTTGAAAATTTCACTTGTAGCATCATAAACTGTCAATGAATGACAGTGCAGCCTATAATGGCCCACATTCTAAAGATCAAAAAAGTAATTAATTCTAAGTGATGGTCTGTAATAATGCAGTTACTCAAGACTTCCCTCCAAGTTTCTATTATACAGTAGAAATAAGCTGTCTTTGTGTTATGCCCCTTTAATGCTGGATTATCACTGAAATCGAGCGAAGGAAATTGCACAGCCAGGAATTTGATATCTGAGCCCCAATTTTTCCATAAATACGGTTGAGTTGACTTGGCCCAGGTTTGCTTCCACTGGTGGCTCAGGGTGGCCACAGTCTCCAAATTTAATTAGACTATTGGTACATGACAATGTGTAACATATTTGTAAAATCCAGTGAGGCAGAAGCTTGCTATTAAAGGGGAAGTTGTGCTGTTGGAATAAAAGTGGCCTAGATATGGACTGCCTTTGGTGAAGTGTTGGAGGCCCTACTGGATTTAAGGAAGGTGGCTCTACGTAAGATGCTAATGAGCTACCCATAATATTTCCTCATTGACTCTAAATAATAAGCAACTCGGTGGCTTGTCTATACTTCACACCCATTGAGTCAGGTTAtcgactaagaccgtctattttcacctccgtaatatcacccatctcctcccttgcctcagctcatcagcagctgaagccctcatccatgtccttgtcacctctagacttgactattccaacgcactcctggctggcctcccacattctaccctctaaactagagatgatccaaaacttggctgcccgtgtcctaacttgcaccaagtctcgctcacccatcacccttttgctcgctcacctacattggcttccagttaagcaacacctcaatttcaaaattcttgtcctTATTTTCAAAGTCCTACAAGTTTTACTTATTGAGCTAAGGGAACCTGATCATAACTGTTGCTCTGTACATCACCagaataaagcagcttaatgattctAACCAAGCTTTGGTTTACCTCATCTTATGTTGAATTGCTCCACCTTTGCAGCAATGGAAGAAATAGAAATGCAAAAGACCTGAATATCTGATTCCTGTTACAAGGAAGCTTCATTGTTGCCATTCCATGTCCCACTATCATGCAAGTAGATCTAAGAAAGTGAGAGTCAACTCCCATAAAAGTCAGATTCACAAACCACTTATGGTAGTGACTGAACCTGAGAGAGTATCTATGGCAGGTCCCAATTTGGTGGCTTTGCCCAACTAGATGTCGAGTTGCAAAGGTTAAGGCCATTACTGCTCCAGTGATGTGGCCAGAACTCGAGCCCAAAACCTGAATCACTTGGCCTGCTTAGCACGCAGGCCTGAATTTGTAACACTGATATTAATACGTCCATACAGTTATGCAAACCTGTTTGATCTGGTGTAATTATTTTGGAGTACTAATTGTAAAACCTTAAAAATTCTGAGGTATGGAATGGATAATCAATCAATGCAGCACGATGAGGGGAAACTTGAATTTTACCGGCTTCTTGACACACTCCCAAATTACTTTACAAAACATCAATTCTTTATTGGCAGGCCCTATGAAGTCCAGATTAATAGATTTCGGACCTGAAGGAGAACTGGAGGTACATCTCCAGCCAGCAGCCTCATAGGCACATAAAAGATTAACTAGAAAACATCTTGCAATTCTACCAATTCAAACAGCTTGTATGATGAGATATTGTGTGTTATGCTGCTGGAAAGTGAAAAAAGATGGTACTAGCCCTGCGCTTCGCTCTAACCACTTTTCCTTTTATTGCCTCTGTCCTCAGACCTTGGAAGGTCCTCTCCTCCAAGGGAGTTCATGGGTGCAGATTGATTTGCAGCTGCTCATGCCTGttatgtatggccttctcctgtaaaTTATGCTAAAGGGACATACGTTGGAATTTGAAACAACTGAGACTGTTGCTAATGGCCACCTTATGCAAGTCCATGAATCGGCAGCCTATGTTGGTTCATGTTTGACTCTCTTGCAaatctgtgtttttttttgtaCCAGTGATTAGGTGTGCCTTTATAGCAATGTGGGCATGTGTGTGTATTTGCCAACCACATGAACAGCTGCCCGAGTGCTGTGCATGTTGCCCTGTTGCTGCACCGTGAGAACTAATTATTGCCATTTATCAGATGAACATGCAGCAAAAGTGGGCAAGTATAATACCTTTGATAATTCTGGGTGCTGACATTTTTTCCTCATCTGCCACATTTTGAGTGTGAGACACAGCATCCACTTGTTCCTCTACCTCCAAGCATTGCATACATTCGACTTTATCAGGCTGCACCTGATTCCATAGAGAAGCATCCTTGAAGCTTCTCATGGAGCAAGACCTTCAAAGCTGCGTCTTCACAAGAAGAGGATTGCCTTTTACCTTGATTGTTGTCATGGTCAGTCTCAATAAAAAAAGCTTCTTCCTCAGCAATATACAGGCCAGCTTTAAGAGTGCAAGTGGCAGCTTTTAACAGCTGTTCTTACCAGATATTCCACCCAGTGACCTAGAGTTCCTCGTCAATTTATTCAAAATCTCTCAGATGTTTGACATTAAGCCAAAATACACCAATCTTGCACATAAAAGGAAAAATTCATCAACTGTACATGTTAATTGTAGTGTATATATGACATGTGTCTAGACTTGTAACTTGTACTTCACTGTATTCTATTAAAATGTCCTTAGATGTTCCAGTGGTTCTGAATCAACCCATGACTGACCTTACTATCAAACCCTTATGTCATTAACTGTCTATCTCTGGCCAAGCTACACTGGGGATGCTGCATTCAGTTCTATCACTGAGTCACATGACAGCCATCCAAGCTCAAAGCATTTCAGAGAAGGGTGACTAGGCTGATGAGGGATAATTAGAAAATGTGGTGTATATGATGGGACCTTTTATAGAGGTAAAGAGCATGCTAAGTGGAATAGAAAAGGTTAATCTTGAGCACTGTTTCCATTTTGCCAATACTGCTGGACATGGTGATACAAATTGGTAAAATTAAAATTATGGGCAAATGTCCAGAagtagtttttaactgattaataccTGGAAtggccttcagggtaggggaaaatACTCTGGAGTCATTCAAGAAACAGTTGAATACTGAGATTGCGGGGTAGGAATTGTAAGTTTCTATGGAATGAAAAGTTAGTTGGGCCaatgtctcctccatcagtggcaaGATGAAAGTTTTAACAAGAGCTGGAGTCATCATGCACATTACTGTCAGCAAGTGTAAAATGTAATGCATTACAAGATACATGACCTTTAACAAATGACTGTTTTCAGTTTAATCACAAGCTAAATTGCTTTGTAGACGTCTCAAAGCATGTCTCAAACCCACATCACAATCTAATTCGAAGCTTGTATTGTCTGCAGCTCACTGGAGCCAAACTCCAAAGGAGTACTGAAGCCAATTTTTTTTCATTAAATCCTCTAATTTTACCTCATTTAGTTAGCCTCATTGTCAACTGAATATTGTGGATGAATTGCCATTTATATCCAGTTGGGGCTTCAATCATCCACTATGAGGAAGGGTACATGAAAGAGCAAAAAATGGTAATTGAAAGTATATTTCTCAAATATCAGCCAAAGGGATGAAAGGCACCAAGCTACTAAATGACATGCTATATATTTCAGAAAAGGGGATTTATATCCCTGTAATTGGCCTTAGATATGCCTGTTTCTGGCACAGATGGTCAGATTTAAAGACTCAGAACTGAGTTTGCTCAAACAATGTTAGGAGTCTGTTTACAGACAAATACGGAGAAAGGAATGACTAGACAcagaagagcataagaaatagcaggagtcggccatttggcccctcgagccttctctgccattcaacaagatcatggctgatctgatcttggccttaactccatttctgtgactcccttatcgtttaaaaatctgtctatctccaccttaaatatattcagtgacccagcctccacagctcacccctcattcttctaagctccaatgagtataggctcaacctgttcaacctttcttcacaagacaaccccttcgtctcaggaatcaacatcgtgaaccttctctgaactgcctccaatgcaggtatataatgagcccaaaactgcaagcagtactccaggtgtagtctctccaacgctctgtacagttgtagcaggacttccctacttttatactccatctccctttcaataaaggccaacattccatttgccttcctaattacttgctgtacctacatgctaactttcatAAGGCTTGTTATTGGTCTCTAGGTAAATGACATGGACTATAATACACTTGCTGTAAGTGTAGTCATTGTAGTACAGACTTGCTATACAAATATTGCCTGTTTGTATTTGTTCCCTTCAGACAAGGACCCTGAGTTTAACTAGTGGGGAGCTGCATTATGGAACCTACACAATGCACACAGGATTGTGACCGTTGCCCATATTCTTAGGATAGTTGTAATCTGAAGTCTCATTCTTTCTGTTTTAGAGTGATTTTGAAAAGGCAGCACAAGAAGTAAAAAATCTCAAATCTCAACCATCTGATGAAGACATGTTGTGTATCTACGGCCTGTACAAACAGGCAGTTGTTGGAGATGTGAATACAGGTTTGTTAGTCATCAAGCTCAGCGCTAATGTCAATTATTGTGGAAGTGCTGATCATCTTTTATCTAACTTATCTTTTATTTTCTCAGATCGTCCTGGTATGCTTGATCTGAAAGGAAAGGCCAAGTGGGATGCATGGAATGGGCGTAAAGGTTTGTGCACAAACCCTCAATAAATTTGTTTACTTATAAAATCTACAAAAATGAAAGCTGCTAATTGCCCAACATAATAACTATCTAATGTACAGTAAATGATATGGGTTTGAAGCGGTCCATCAATATTGCTGTGTATCAAATACAGCAAGTTCTCTTGAAATGCTGCTACTCATTGTTAATTATCATCTAATAAGTTGCTGCTCTCAATCATACAT encodes:
- the dbi gene encoding acyl-CoA-binding protein produces the protein MAQSDFEKAAQEVKNLKSQPSDEDMLCIYGLYKQAVVGDVNTDRPGMLDLKGKAKWDAWNGRKGTSKEEAMKMYVSKVQELKEKHGMK